The Sulfurimonas lithotrophica genome includes a region encoding these proteins:
- a CDS encoding bifunctional 2-C-methyl-D-erythritol 4-phosphate cytidylyltransferase/2-C-methyl-D-erythritol 2,4-cyclodiphosphate synthase, protein MRDLTLVLLSAGSSSRFELDIKKQWLRIGHDPLWYFVANKLQKTGFFSKIIISSSKEDIEFMKNYGNFTYAEGGDTRQQSLKNSLKFVETDYVLVSDIARSCIDNSFLNKIISLSSDADCIVPYLPVNDTIVYDNDTIDRNKVKRIQTPQLSKTSSLRSALNTDKEFTDESSAIIDSGGTREFIQGDEAAHKITYIGDLNKIPCLEAPSNDTLSGNGFDVHAFDDKGEMYLGGVKIDSDFGFKAHSDGDVVIHALIDALLGASGMGDIGMMFPDNDDKYKGIDSKELLKLVVKKIYSYGFIIVNVDITIAAQKPRIGKYKMQIRETLAKILHCEMQRVNVKATTTEKLGFIGRAEGVGVIANANLKYFDWQKIK, encoded by the coding sequence TTGAGAGACTTAACGTTAGTCTTACTCTCAGCAGGCAGTTCTAGCCGATTTGAGTTAGATATTAAAAAACAATGGCTTAGAATTGGTCACGATCCACTGTGGTATTTCGTAGCAAACAAACTGCAAAAGACAGGTTTTTTCAGTAAAATCATAATTTCATCTTCAAAAGAAGATATAGAGTTTATGAAAAACTACGGTAACTTCACATATGCAGAGGGCGGAGATACCCGTCAGCAATCACTTAAAAACTCTTTGAAATTCGTAGAAACAGATTATGTATTAGTAAGTGATATAGCAAGATCCTGTATAGATAATTCATTTTTAAACAAAATCATATCACTATCTTCGGATGCAGACTGCATCGTTCCGTACTTACCCGTAAATGATACAATAGTATATGATAACGACACCATAGACAGAAACAAAGTAAAACGTATTCAAACTCCCCAATTATCAAAAACATCTTCACTCAGATCGGCATTAAATACGGATAAAGAGTTTACGGATGAGAGTAGTGCCATTATTGATTCAGGGGGTACAAGAGAATTTATCCAAGGTGATGAAGCTGCACATAAAATTACCTATATTGGCGATTTGAACAAGATACCTTGCCTTGAAGCTCCATCAAATGACACATTAAGCGGAAACGGTTTTGACGTACATGCGTTTGATGACAAGGGTGAAATGTATCTAGGCGGTGTAAAAATTGATTCAGATTTTGGATTTAAAGCTCACAGTGACGGAGATGTAGTTATACATGCTCTTATAGATGCATTACTTGGTGCATCCGGAATGGGCGATATAGGTATGATGTTTCCTGACAATGATGACAAATATAAAGGTATCGATTCAAAAGAACTTTTAAAACTTGTAGTAAAAAAAATATATAGTTACGGGTTTATCATTGTGAACGTAGATATAACCATAGCTGCTCAAAAACCTCGTATAGGAAAATATAAAATGCAGATTAGAGAAACTTTGGCAAAAATTTTACATTGTGAGATGCAAAGAGTTAACGTAAAAGCTACAACAACTGAAAAGCTCGGTTTTATAGGTCGAGCCGAGGGTGTTGGAGTAATAGCTAATGCTAATTTAAAATATTTTGATTGGCAAAAAATAAAATAA
- a CDS encoding menaquinone biosynthesis decarboxylase: MKNTINLLKKYNELTVIDTPLDIYLEIPHLAYAEVKKEDGGKALLFTNVIEEKTGKKFDEPVLMNLFGSYKRCELLFGRTIESVADEITKLLHMKPPSGLRDKISMASELFNLKNIFPKRLKGKGACQEIVYKDEDVDLSRIPVLTTWEQDGGPFITMGQVYTQSLDGEMVNLGMYRLQVYNKDTLGMHWQIHKDSSHFFDQYQKAGKKMPVSVAIGGDPLYTWCATAPLPYGVNELLMYGLITKKPAQLVKSLTTPLYVPKDVDYVIEGWVDTEQLKLEGPFGDHTGYYTLEEMYPCMKVSAITTKKKPTFLATVVGKPPLEDKYMGWATGKIFFPLLKTTAPDLIDYHMPENAGFHNLILAKMQPLYKGHAKQFMHAFWGAGQMSFVKHAIFLDENAPKLENYEALTTYILNRFTPKSLFISEGILDALDHSSPEELVGGKLGIDATAAHKVEAPNLLSDEDLLNQVKELIPDAVDLHQFMRRTKNPITVISINKTKNVKEYFEALVPLSTNIRIVVFIDNKANDVFNSYMTIWRVTNNIDALRDIFISGLMVGVDATNKNSLDGFSRRWPDDVDCTPSVIERLKEKGVWDFSDKLHKKYQI; encoded by the coding sequence ATGAAAAATACTATCAATTTACTAAAAAAATACAATGAATTAACAGTTATAGATACACCGCTTGATATCTATTTGGAAATCCCGCACTTGGCATATGCAGAGGTTAAAAAAGAGGATGGGGGAAAAGCTCTTTTATTTACCAATGTTATAGAAGAAAAAACCGGTAAAAAATTTGATGAACCCGTACTTATGAACTTGTTTGGCTCTTACAAAAGATGTGAATTGCTTTTTGGTCGCACTATAGAATCAGTTGCAGATGAGATTACAAAACTTCTTCATATGAAACCACCCTCAGGTCTTAGAGACAAAATATCTATGGCAAGTGAATTGTTTAATTTGAAAAACATATTTCCAAAACGCTTAAAAGGCAAGGGTGCATGTCAAGAGATTGTATATAAAGATGAAGACGTAGATCTTTCACGCATACCTGTACTTACGACATGGGAGCAAGACGGTGGACCGTTTATAACAATGGGACAGGTTTATACGCAGTCGCTTGACGGTGAAATGGTTAATCTTGGAATGTATAGACTTCAAGTATATAACAAAGATACTTTGGGAATGCACTGGCAGATACATAAAGACTCTTCACACTTTTTTGATCAGTATCAAAAAGCAGGTAAAAAGATGCCCGTTTCAGTTGCAATAGGTGGAGACCCTCTCTATACTTGGTGTGCTACGGCTCCTCTTCCATATGGTGTAAATGAACTTTTAATGTACGGTCTTATTACTAAAAAACCTGCGCAGCTTGTAAAATCGCTTACAACACCGCTTTATGTACCAAAAGATGTTGATTATGTTATTGAGGGTTGGGTCGATACAGAGCAGTTAAAACTTGAAGGTCCTTTTGGAGACCATACAGGTTATTATACTTTAGAAGAGATGTATCCGTGTATGAAAGTAAGTGCTATCACAACCAAGAAAAAACCTACTTTCCTAGCTACGGTAGTTGGTAAACCGCCATTGGAAGATAAGTATATGGGTTGGGCAACAGGAAAAATATTTTTTCCGCTTTTAAAAACAACGGCACCTGATCTAATTGATTATCATATGCCTGAGAACGCAGGTTTTCATAACCTCATTTTGGCAAAAATGCAACCACTTTATAAAGGACATGCTAAACAATTTATGCATGCATTTTGGGGAGCAGGGCAGATGAGTTTTGTAAAACATGCAATTTTCTTGGATGAAAATGCTCCTAAATTAGAAAATTATGAGGCATTAACGACATATATTTTAAACAGGTTTACTCCAAAATCTCTTTTTATATCCGAGGGTATTCTGGATGCACTTGATCATTCGTCTCCCGAAGAATTAGTCGGTGGAAAGTTAGGTATAGATGCAACTGCGGCACATAAAGTTGAAGCTCCAAATCTTCTCAGTGATGAAGATTTGTTAAACCAAGTAAAAGAGTTGATTCCGGATGCAGTTGATTTGCATCAGTTTATGAGACGTACAAAAAATCCTATAACCGTAATAAGCATCAATAAAACAAAAAATGTAAAAGAGTATTTTGAAGCTCTTGTTCCTTTAAGTACAAATATCCGTATAGTTGTATTTATTGATAATAAAGCCAATGATGTTTTTAATTCATATATGACAATTTGGAGGGTTACAAATAATATTGATGCACTAAGAGATATTTTTATATCCGGACTTATGGTCGGAGTAGATGCTACAAATAAAAACTCACTTGACGGTTTTAGCAGAAGATGGCCGGATGATGTTGACTGCACTCCAAGTGTTATTGAAAGACTCAAAGAAAAAGGTGTATGGGACTTTTCTGACAAACTACATAAGAAGTATCAAATATAG
- a CDS encoding cytochrome C has translation MKKAFFIIISIFFFTVIPSQAALYKGQKVYSKVCMKCHTNGEAFVSNKKQKEWNSLMKNKGKKLAELHLISEDFKKEKQYQKYKKYFEGNEFKKKSKHLKQFLVEYAKDSGNVPACN, from the coding sequence ATGAAAAAAGCTTTTTTTATTATTATCTCAATATTTTTCTTCACGGTTATACCATCTCAAGCTGCACTTTACAAGGGACAAAAAGTATATTCAAAGGTTTGTATGAAGTGCCATACTAACGGTGAAGCATTCGTATCAAATAAAAAGCAAAAAGAATGGAACTCCCTTATGAAAAACAAGGGGAAAAAGTTAGCTGAACTACACTTAATATCAGAAGATTTTAAAAAAGAAAAACAATATCAAAAATATAAAAAATATTTTGAAGGAAACGAATTTAAGAAAAAATCTAAACATTTAAAGCAGTTTTTAGTAGAGTATGCTAAAGACAGTGGAAATGTACCTGCTTGCAACTAA
- the argH gene encoding argininosuccinate lyase — MEKMWSGRFSQSASSLLDEFNASIMFDRELYIEDIEGSIAHATMLQKQGILTQKELENIITGLNQVRSEIESGEFKWNISDEDLHMGIEKRLTVLIGDAGKKLHTARSRNDQVAVDFRRWTLKKNLAIVEAIKKLMAEILVVAKQHTETLIPGMTHLQHAQPTNFGFHLGAYLSMFKRDIARFEDSFKRNNISPLGCAALAGTPHNVDRKMTAELLGFDSVSTNCLDTVSDRDFALEILFNISTMMMHISRLSEELIMWSSYEFGFVELSDEYSTGSSIMPQKKNPDVPELLRGKTGRVYGSLMGLLTVMKGLPLAYNKDTQEDKEGVFDAVKTAEISLEILKEAIKTMEVKPHNMEKACAIGHLSATDLADYLVEKCDIPFREAHFITGRAVAKGEELNTDLSQMEFKYLKEIDERIKEDVMEYLVLRNSMNARTSEGGTATKRTKEQLAYFKDFLEGKN, encoded by the coding sequence ATGGAAAAAATGTGGTCGGGTCGTTTTTCACAATCTGCGTCGTCTCTTTTAGATGAATTTAATGCATCTATTATGTTTGACAGAGAACTTTATATAGAAGATATAGAAGGCTCTATCGCTCATGCTACTATGTTACAAAAGCAGGGAATATTAACGCAAAAAGAATTAGAAAATATAATTACGGGTTTAAATCAAGTCCGCTCAGAAATTGAGAGTGGTGAATTTAAGTGGAATATATCGGACGAAGATTTACATATGGGTATTGAAAAGCGTCTAACCGTGCTTATAGGGGATGCCGGTAAAAAACTTCATACTGCACGTAGTAGAAATGATCAAGTTGCAGTTGATTTTCGTCGTTGGACACTAAAAAAGAACCTCGCTATAGTAGAGGCTATTAAAAAGCTAATGGCAGAAATTTTAGTAGTTGCCAAGCAACATACAGAGACTTTAATTCCGGGTATGACACATTTACAACATGCACAACCTACTAACTTCGGGTTTCATCTTGGAGCATATCTTTCAATGTTTAAGCGTGATATTGCAAGATTTGAAGACTCTTTTAAAAGAAATAATATCTCTCCTCTTGGTTGTGCGGCACTAGCAGGTACGCCACATAACGTAGATAGAAAAATGACAGCAGAACTACTTGGTTTTGATAGTGTAAGTACAAATTGTTTAGATACCGTAAGTGACAGAGATTTTGCTTTGGAGATTTTATTTAACATCTCTACAATGATGATGCATATCTCACGCCTCAGTGAAGAGCTTATTATGTGGAGTTCTTACGAATTTGGGTTTGTAGAATTAAGTGATGAATACTCAACCGGAAGTTCAATTATGCCACAAAAGAAAAATCCTGACGTACCTGAGCTTCTTCGTGGAAAAACAGGACGTGTATATGGTTCTTTAATGGGACTTTTAACCGTAATGAAAGGTCTTCCGCTAGCATATAATAAAGATACTCAAGAAGATAAAGAGGGTGTGTTTGATGCAGTAAAAACTGCTGAAATATCACTAGAGATTTTAAAAGAAGCTATTAAAACTATGGAAGTAAAACCACATAATATGGAAAAAGCTTGTGCTATAGGGCATTTAAGTGCTACGGATTTGGCTGATTATCTAGTTGAAAAATGCGATATTCCATTTCGTGAAGCTCATTTTATTACGGGTCGTGCCGTTGCAAAAGGTGAAGAGTTAAACACAGACTTAAGCCAGATGGAATTCAAATATCTTAAAGAGATAGATGAAAGAATCAAAGAAGACGTAATGGAGTATTTAGTGTTACGTAACTCTATGAATGCAAGAACTTCAGAGGGTGGAACCGCTACAAAAAGAACAAAAGAACAATTGGCATATTTTAAAGATTTTTTAGAAGGAAAAAACTAA
- a CDS encoding OsmC family protein: MKVTVSHQNDMKFEAKTSKSSFIIDCPTISPVEYFLSGLITCSATDIILIPKNQGKSVTDLVVEGDVIRAEPHPAKFDKLHLTYSFNSDADDDTQAARWVMASLETYCSTINTIRDTTQITYTIIHNGKTIRENEKMISGGGSNIDLGDISGCPS, from the coding sequence ATGAAAGTCACAGTCTCTCATCAAAATGATATGAAATTTGAAGCTAAGACTTCAAAAAGCAGTTTTATAATCGATTGTCCTACTATTTCACCGGTTGAATATTTTTTATCCGGACTTATAACATGTAGTGCTACAGATATTATATTGATACCAAAAAATCAAGGTAAATCTGTGACTGATTTGGTTGTAGAAGGTGATGTTATTCGTGCCGAACCGCATCCGGCGAAGTTTGACAAACTGCATCTAACATACAGTTTTAACTCAGATGCAGATGATGATACACAAGCTGCACGCTGGGTAATGGCTTCTCTTGAGACATATTGCTCAACTATCAATACTATACGCGATACTACGCAGATTACTTACACGATTATCCACAATGGTAAGACTATCCGTGAAAACGAAAAGATGATATCAGGCGGTGGTTCAAATATAGATCTTGGTGATATATCAGGATGTCCGTCTTAA
- a CDS encoding murein transglycosylase domain-containing protein, giving the protein MLKKILAVLLLFSLAFVLNADDFRKSMEDFNRYKQSQEAEFEAYQKAQTKVYKDYKKEINLFWNDAKLSTQESWLSYSDDKKTRSDVNFKDNIITLETIAASEDEAKRNLQIALAKAVTIDTKTLQENDGLEKKLSEIAKPFDIKDSKVDNKPILSTVVFDKKPTENSVKKYVNKHISDSKIDVIESKKLKHAKIYSVVVKLPNDTMIKRSKIYLADVKEHAKKRKLPKPLIFAVIHSESSFNPRARSHVPAYGLMQIVPNTAGRDTYKFLYNQDKLVSGAYLYNSKNNIKMGSAYLHILYYKYLRKIKNPDSRLYCTIAAYNTGTGNIAYAFTKEYNMNKAAPIINKLSPQEVYAKLLQNLRFDEPKRYLKKVSKRMAAYNEIYGS; this is encoded by the coding sequence ATGCTAAAAAAAATCCTAGCTGTATTGCTTCTTTTTTCTTTGGCATTTGTTTTAAATGCTGATGATTTTAGAAAAAGTATGGAGGATTTCAACAGATATAAACAATCTCAAGAAGCAGAGTTTGAGGCTTATCAAAAAGCTCAAACAAAAGTTTATAAAGACTACAAAAAAGAGATAAACCTTTTTTGGAATGATGCCAAACTCTCAACACAGGAGAGTTGGTTATCATACTCAGATGACAAAAAAACACGTTCAGACGTAAATTTTAAAGACAATATAATAACCCTTGAAACTATAGCCGCTTCGGAAGACGAGGCTAAAAGAAACCTACAAATTGCCCTTGCCAAAGCCGTAACAATAGACACAAAAACTCTCCAAGAAAATGATGGGCTGGAGAAAAAGTTATCTGAAATAGCAAAACCTTTTGACATAAAAGATTCAAAAGTGGATAACAAACCTATACTCTCAACGGTAGTATTTGATAAAAAACCTACTGAAAATTCTGTAAAAAAATATGTTAACAAACATATATCGGATTCAAAAATAGATGTTATAGAATCTAAGAAATTAAAACATGCAAAAATTTACAGTGTAGTAGTAAAACTACCAAACGATACTATGATTAAACGTTCCAAAATATACCTTGCCGACGTAAAAGAACATGCTAAAAAACGTAAACTGCCAAAACCTCTAATTTTTGCCGTTATACATTCTGAGAGTAGCTTTAATCCACGTGCACGCAGTCACGTACCGGCATATGGATTAATGCAGATAGTTCCAAATACTGCCGGTCGTGATACATATAAGTTTTTATACAATCAGGATAAACTTGTATCTGGAGCTTACCTTTACAACTCTAAAAATAACATCAAAATGGGAAGTGCATACTTACATATTTTATATTATAAGTATTTAAGAAAAATCAAAAATCCAGATAGTAGGCTCTACTGCACAATTGCAGCATATAATACCGGTACGGGGAATATAGCATATGCTTTTACAAAAGAATACAATATGAATAAAGCTGCACCGATAATAAATAAACTATCACCTCAAGAAGTTTACGCTAAACTATTACAAAATTTAAGGTTTGATGAGCCAAAACGCTACTTAAAAAAAGTTTCTAAACGTATGGCTGCGTATAATGAGATTTACGGAAGTTAA
- a CDS encoding histidine triad nucleotide-binding protein encodes MCLFCKIINKEIPSNIVAENDDFLAFHDINPKAPVHILAIPKIHVDSFHDVDASIMSGMTEFIKEIAVKMGIDNTGYRVITNIGDDGGQEVKHLHFHILGGAKLKWGHFSDSNPKDNF; translated from the coding sequence ATGTGTTTATTTTGTAAAATAATTAATAAAGAAATTCCATCAAATATAGTAGCTGAAAACGATGATTTTTTAGCATTTCACGACATCAATCCAAAGGCACCTGTACATATTTTAGCTATACCTAAAATACACGTAGACAGCTTCCATGACGTTGATGCATCTATTATGTCCGGGATGACGGAATTTATAAAAGAGATAGCAGTGAAAATGGGTATTGACAATACCGGTTACAGAGTTATAACAAACATAGGGGATGATGGCGGACAAGAAGTCAAGCATCTGCATTTTCATATATTGGGCGGTGCAAAACTCAAATGGGGACACTTTAGCGATTCAAACCCGAAAGATAACTTCTGA
- the pheS gene encoding phenylalanine--tRNA ligase subunit alpha: MEEWYDEIKNATAVERIEEIRISVFGKKGILAAEFAKMKSAPNEEKSKIAKELNTHKSSLMELLTNKKIELQTKELEEKMKEEGIDVSLFGTKSEAGALHPVMETMDRMVEYFVALNFSVKTGNIVEDDFHNFEALNLPKYHPARDMQDTFYFKDEMLLRTHTSPVQIRTMMSQKPPIRMIAPGAVFRRDYDITHTPMFHQIEGLLVDEEGKVSFANLKYIMEDFLKYMFGDVDVRFRPSFFPFTEPSSEVDISCVFCKGDGCRVCSHTGWIEILGCGIVDPNVFEAVEYENVSGYAFGLGVERIAMLIHQIGDLRSLFEGDIKLLEQFQ, encoded by the coding sequence TTGGAAGAATGGTATGATGAGATAAAAAACGCCACTGCTGTTGAGCGTATAGAAGAGATAAGAATCTCCGTATTTGGTAAAAAAGGGATTTTAGCCGCAGAATTTGCTAAGATGAAATCAGCACCAAACGAAGAAAAATCAAAAATAGCTAAAGAATTAAATACTCATAAAAGCTCTTTGATGGAACTACTGACAAATAAAAAAATAGAACTTCAAACAAAAGAGTTAGAAGAAAAAATGAAAGAAGAGGGTATTGATGTCTCTTTATTTGGTACTAAAAGTGAAGCAGGTGCACTTCATCCGGTAATGGAAACCATGGATAGAATGGTTGAGTATTTTGTTGCTTTAAACTTTTCTGTAAAAACAGGAAACATAGTAGAAGACGATTTTCATAACTTTGAAGCATTAAACCTTCCAAAATATCATCCGGCTCGCGATATGCAAGATACTTTTTACTTTAAAGACGAGATGCTGCTTCGTACACATACGTCACCGGTACAGATTCGTACGATGATGAGCCAAAAACCACCGATTAGAATGATAGCACCGGGAGCTGTTTTTAGACGTGATTACGATATTACGCATACACCTATGTTTCACCAAATTGAAGGACTTTTAGTCGATGAAGAAGGTAAAGTTTCTTTTGCCAACTTAAAGTATATTATGGAAGATTTTTTAAAATATATGTTTGGTGATGTGGATGTAAGATTTCGCCCGTCTTTCTTCCCGTTCACGGAACCATCCTCAGAAGTTGATATCTCATGTGTTTTTTGTAAAGGTGACGGTTGTCGAGTTTGTTCACATACAGGTTGGATAGAGATTTTAGGCTGCGGTATAGTTGATCCAAATGTTTTTGAAGCAGTAGAATATGAAAATGTTAGCGGATATGCATTTGGTTTAGGTGTTGAGCGTATTGCAATGCTTATACATCAAATAGGTGATTTACGTTCACTTTTTGAAGGAGATATTAAGTTGCTGGAGCAGTTTCAATGA
- the pheT gene encoding phenylalanine--tRNA ligase subunit beta has product MIVTKSWLNEWIDINEISTDDLCKTFNAIGLEVDRVVNYDIPNKIIFGRVVECEQHPDADKLSVCKVDIGTSIRQIVCGASNVRTGLDVVVATIGCTMPGGMVIKPVKLRGVESEGMICSSSEVGLPDIGEGIMEVDSSIGDYELGQEVNTHPIFNDDLIEIELTANRGDCLSIRGVARDLSAAYGTPLKSTTIKQNDDKRLGIGRILSLNHDNDYNVNLRYKAMDIKGLILPFIVRLRLAQIEENRESDIMSMMLYATHSSGVILRAYEHSFFQENSDKMAKIDLVNDDKNFASIMTHEGKKASTVGIIQEEESKVSSKEGIVLLEASYIPPDIISKKMLDNKLESGPLYYRTSRGSEPELNRGLDFCIKLVEANSDSTTYGGTIELCDNYEEIIVSVSKSEIDEIVGAKIDKTRITKLLKDLGFDTSKSQGDSYVVSIPRYRHDITNKQDIVEEIVRMVGIDNIESKPFEIREENRLEDDYFWYKKRKTYRHKAASSGFFESIHFVFDEKKVLNEYGFKTLDDKKDLLNPIAKTLDTLRPTLLTSLLKAASSNAKNGYSSIKLFEVGSVFSTSREESVKMSLLFSGTVSKDGIRNNGKPKMVDFGFFTQKISDIVGEFELVKYETTHNLSHKYQCGAIIQNKEKIGEVFRVHPNVEKTYDLDVTYMCELDFEKLAYTLKTAISRSKYQASQKDLSLIMPKSMDYSVVKKVISDAKPDEIIEFYPVDRYSDNELGDNMSLTIRFVLQRDDRTLEEEDITSSMEAVLEVLKKELKIGLR; this is encoded by the coding sequence ATGATAGTTACAAAATCTTGGTTAAATGAATGGATAGATATAAATGAGATTTCAACTGATGATTTATGTAAAACGTTTAATGCTATCGGTTTAGAAGTTGATAGAGTAGTCAACTATGATATACCTAATAAAATAATATTCGGTAGAGTTGTAGAATGTGAACAACATCCCGATGCCGATAAACTCAGCGTGTGTAAGGTAGATATAGGTACAAGCATCCGTCAAATCGTATGTGGAGCTTCAAATGTTCGTACGGGACTAGACGTAGTGGTAGCTACAATCGGTTGTACGATGCCTGGCGGTATGGTTATAAAACCGGTAAAGCTTCGCGGTGTAGAATCTGAGGGTATGATATGTTCCTCATCTGAAGTAGGACTTCCTGATATCGGTGAAGGCATTATGGAAGTTGATAGCAGTATCGGTGATTATGAACTTGGACAAGAGGTAAATACTCATCCGATATTTAATGATGATTTAATAGAGATAGAATTGACCGCAAATCGCGGTGATTGTTTGAGTATTCGTGGTGTTGCACGTGATTTGAGTGCGGCATACGGAACACCTTTAAAAAGTACAACTATCAAACAAAACGATGATAAACGTTTGGGAATCGGACGCATACTTAGTTTAAATCACGATAATGATTACAATGTCAACCTTAGATATAAGGCTATGGATATAAAAGGGTTGATATTACCTTTTATAGTTAGATTGAGACTCGCTCAAATCGAAGAAAATAGAGAATCGGACATAATGTCTATGATGCTTTATGCTACACATAGCAGTGGAGTTATTTTAAGGGCATATGAACATTCATTTTTTCAAGAAAACAGTGATAAGATGGCAAAAATAGATCTTGTAAACGATGATAAAAATTTTGCTTCAATAATGACTCATGAGGGGAAAAAAGCTTCAACTGTAGGTATTATTCAAGAAGAAGAATCAAAAGTTTCTTCTAAAGAAGGAATAGTTTTATTAGAAGCCAGTTATATACCACCCGATATAATATCTAAAAAAATGCTAGATAATAAATTAGAATCAGGTCCTCTTTATTATAGAACTTCACGTGGAAGTGAACCTGAATTAAATAGAGGTTTAGATTTTTGTATAAAACTAGTTGAAGCAAATTCAGATTCTACTACTTACGGCGGAACAATTGAATTGTGTGATAATTATGAAGAAATAATTGTTAGTGTTTCAAAGTCTGAGATAGATGAAATAGTAGGTGCTAAGATTGATAAAACTAGAATAACAAAACTTCTAAAAGATCTTGGGTTTGATACGTCAAAATCTCAAGGAGATTCTTATGTTGTTTCAATACCTAGATACCGACACGATATTACAAACAAACAAGATATTGTTGAAGAGATAGTTCGTATGGTAGGGATTGATAATATTGAATCAAAACCTTTTGAGATTAGAGAAGAAAATCGTTTAGAGGATGATTATTTTTGGTATAAAAAAAGAAAAACATATAGGCATAAAGCTGCTTCATCAGGTTTTTTTGAGTCAATTCACTTTGTGTTTGACGAGAAAAAAGTTTTAAATGAATATGGTTTTAAAACATTAGACGATAAAAAAGACTTACTTAATCCAATAGCAAAAACATTAGATACCCTAAGACCTACGCTTTTAACTTCTCTCTTAAAAGCAGCTTCTTCAAATGCAAAGAACGGGTATTCGTCTATTAAACTTTTTGAAGTCGGTTCTGTATTTTCAACTTCAAGAGAAGAAAGCGTGAAAATGTCTTTGCTTTTTAGCGGGACAGTTTCTAAAGACGGCATCCGAAATAACGGTAAGCCAAAAATGGTTGATTTTGGATTTTTTACTCAAAAAATATCTGATATCGTAGGAGAGTTTGAGTTAGTGAAATATGAAACAACTCATAATCTTTCTCATAAGTATCAGTGTGGCGCAATAATACAAAATAAAGAAAAAATAGGAGAGGTTTTTCGAGTTCATCCAAATGTCGAAAAAACATATGATTTAGATGTTACATATATGTGTGAACTTGATTTTGAAAAACTTGCATATACACTTAAAACTGCTATAAGTAGATCAAAGTATCAAGCTTCTCAAAAAGACTTAAGTTTAATTATGCCTAAATCGATGGATTATTCGGTAGTTAAAAAAGTCATTAGTGATGCAAAACCTGATGAAATAATAGAATTTTATCCCGTAGATAGGTATAGTGATAATGAATTGGGCGATAATATGAGTTTAACTATACGTTTTGTCTTACAAAGAGATGACCGTACATTAGAAGAAGAAGATATCACATCATCTATGGAAGCGGTGTTGGAAGTATTGAAAAAAGAGTTAAAAATAGGTCTTAGATGA